In Populus alba chromosome 1, ASM523922v2, whole genome shotgun sequence, a single window of DNA contains:
- the LOC118037717 gene encoding leucine-rich repeat receptor-like serine/threonine-protein kinase RGI4: MPAPLRNRLLPPNIFSFTLLLSINSLLLRSCYSIDEQGQALLAWKNSLNTSTDVLNSWSPLDSSPCKWFGVHCNSNGNIIEINLKAVNLQGPLPSNFQPLKSLKSLILSSTNLTGAIPKAFGDYLELTLIDLSDNSLSGEIPGEICRLRKLQNLSLNTNFLEGAIPSDIGNLSSLVYLTLFDNQLSGEIPQSIGALSRLQIFRAGGNKNLRGELPQEIGNCTNLVVLGLAETSISGSLPSSIGKLKRIQTVAIYTALLSGSIPEEIGDCSELQNLYLYQNSISGPIPRRIGKLSKLQSFLLWQNSIVGAIPDELGRCTELTVIDLSENLLTGSIPRSFGNLLKLEELQLSVNQLTGTIPVEITNCTALSQLEVDNNEISGEIPAGIGSLKSLTLFFAWQNNLTGNIPESLSECENLQALDLSFNSLFGSIPKQIFGLQNLSKLLILSNDLSGFIPPDIGNCTNLYRLRLNGNRLGGTIPSEIGNLKILNFVDLSNNLLVGGIPLSISGCQNLEFLDLHSNGITGSVPDTLPKSLQYVDVSDNRLTGSLTHRIGSLTELTKLNLAKNQLSGGIPAEIMSCSKLQLLNLGDNGFSGEIPRELGQIPALDISLNLSCNQFSGKIPSQFSDLSKLGVLDISHNKLEGSLDVLANLQNLVLLNVSFNDFSGELPNTPFFRKLPLSDLASNQGLYIAGGVVTPGVRLGPGAHTGSAMKLLMSVLLSASAVLILLAIYMLVRARIGSHGLMEDDTWEMTLYQKLEFSVDDIVKNLTSANVIGTGSSGVVYRVILPNGEMIAVKKMWSSEESGAFNSEIQTLGSIRHRNIVRLLGWCSNKNLKLLFYDYLPHGSLSSLLHGAGKGGAEWEARYDVLLGVAHALAYLHHDCLPPILHGDVKAMNVLLGPGYEPYLADFGLARVVNNNSDDDFCKPTQRPQLAGSYGYMAPEHASMQRITEKSDVYSFGVVLLEVLTGRHPLDPTLPGGAHLVQWVREHLASKKDPADILDSKLIGRADPTMHEMLQTLAVSFLCISTRVDDRPMMKDVVAMLKEIRHVDTVRAEPDLSKGVNLTAVRSSPPARIVVSQGSSNCSFNFSDDSINY; this comes from the exons ATGCCTGCACCTCTAAGGAATCGCTTACTTCCTCCCAATATCTTCTCCTTCACCTTACTTCTGTCCATAAACTCTCTTCTCTTGCGTTCTTGCTACTCCATTGACGAGCAAGGCCAAGCTCTTTTAGCATGGAAGAACAGTTTAAACACCTCCACAGATGTACTAAATTCTTGGAGCCCTTTAGACTCAAGTCCATGCAAATGGTTTGGGGTCCATTGCAACTCAAATGGCAACATTATAGAGATAAACTTGAAGGCAGTAAATTTGCAAGGCCCACTGCCTTCAAATTTCCAGCCTCTCAAGTCCTTGAAGAGCCTTATCCTTTCATCAACCAATCTTACCGGTGCAATACCAAAAGCGTTCGGAGATTATCTTGAGCTTACTCTCATTGATCTTAGTGATAATTCTCTCTCGGGTGAAATCCCAGGGGAAATATGTAGACTAAGGAAGTTGCAAAATTTGTCTCTCAACACAAATTTTCTTGAAGGTGCCATTCCTTCTGATATTGGAAACCTCTCAAGTCTAGTGTATCTGACTCTTTTCGACAATCAACTCAGTGGCGAAATCCCGCAGAGCATTGGAGCATTAAGCAGATTGCAGATTTTTAGAGCAGGTGGGAACAAAAATCTGAGGGGTGAGCTGCCTCAGGAGATTGGAAACTGCACCAACTTGGTTGTTTTAGGGCTCGCTGAAACCAGCATTTCTGGGAGTCTTCCTTCATCAATTGGGAAGCTGAAAAGGATTCAAACAGTAGCCATTTACACAGCACTCTTGTCAGGCTCTATCCCAGAAGAGATTGGAGATTGCAGTGAGTTGCAGAACCTGTATCTGTATCAGAATTCTATTTCCGGTCCAATCCCGAGGCGAATTGGGAAACTCAGCAAGCTTCAGAGTTTTCTCTTGTGGCAGAACAGCATAGTAGGGGCTATCCCAGATGAGCTTGGACGTTGCACAGAGCTTACAGTCATTGATTTATCCGAGAATCTTCTAACAGGAAGCATACCGAGAAGCTTTGGAAACCTTTTGAAGCTTGAAGAGCTTCAGCTGAGCGTTAATCAGTTAACAGGTACCATACCTGTTGAAATCACCAATTGTACTGCTCTCAGTCAATTAGAAGTAGACAACAATGAAATCTCCGGTGAGATTCCTGCTGGTATCGGCAGCCTAAAGAGCCTGACTCTATTCTTTGCCTGGCAGAACAATCTAACAGGCAATATCCCAGAGTCTCTTTCAGAGTGCGAGAATCTTCAGGCTCTTGATCTATCATTTAACAGTCTTTTTGGCTCAATACCAAAGCAGATTTTTGGATTGCAGAATCTCAGCAAGTTACTGATACTTTCCAATGATTTATCTGGCTTTATACCACCTGATATAGGGAACTGCACCAACTTGTATAGGTTGAGGCTGAATGGCAACAGGTTAGGAGGTACTATTCCATCGGAGATCGGAAATTTGAAGATTTTGAATTTCGTTGATTTGAGTAACAATCTTCTTGTTGGAGGAATCCCTCTATCAATATCTGGATGTCAAAACCTCGAGTTTCTTGATCTCCATTCGAATGGGATCACTGGTTCTGTACCTGATACTCTGCCTAAGAGCCTACAGTATGTGGATGTCTCAGACAATAGGCTTACAGGTTCACTGACTCATCGCATTGGGTCATTGACTGAATTAACCAAGCTTAATTTGGCGAAGAATCAGCTTTCAGGTGGAATTCCAGCTGAGATAATGTCATGCAGTAAGCTACAATTGCTTAACCTTGGAGACAATGGTTTCTCTGGAGAAATCCCAAGGGAACTTGGTCAAATCCCAGCCCTGGATATCTCTCTCAATCTTAGCTGCAACCAGTTTTCCGGCAAGATCCCATCCCAATTCTCTGATCTGAGCAAGTTGGGAGTACTTGACATCTCTCACAACAAGCTTGAAGGAAGCTTAGATGTTCTTGCAAATCTCCAAAACCTTGTTTTGCTTAATGTCTCCTTCAATGATTTCTCTGGTGAATTGCCTAACACCCCATTTTTTCGAAAGCTTCCGCTTAGTGACCTTGCTTCAAATCAAGGTCTCTACATTGCTGGAGGTGTAGTAACACCAGGAGTCCGCTTGGGACCTGGAGCACACACTGGATCAGCAATGAAACTATTGATGTCTGTTCTTCTAAGTGCCAGTGCAGTTCTAATACTACTAGCTATCTACATGCTAGTTCGTGCTCGCATTGGTAGTCATGGGCTGATGGAAGATGATACTTGGGAAATGACTTTGTATCAGAAGCTTGAATTCTCCGTTGACGACATAGTAAAAAATCTAACGTCGGCTAATGTCATAGGCACTGGCAGCTCTGGAGTTGTGTACAGGGTTATTCTTCCCAACGGGGAGATGATAGCAGTAAAGAAGATGTGGTCATCAGAAGAGTCTGGTGCTTTCAATTCTGAAATTCAGACTCTCGGTTCAATCAGACACCGAAACATTGTCCGGCTTCTAGGCTGGTGTTCAAACAAGAATTTGAAGTTGCTTTTCTATGATTATCTCCCACATGGAAGCTTGAGTTCACTCCTTCATGGTGCTGGCAAGGGAGGAGCAGAATGGGAAGCTAGATATGATGTTTTGTTAGGTGTGGCACATGCACTTGCATACCTGCACCATGACTGTCTCCCACCAATTCTACATGGGGATGTTAAAGCCATGAATGTTCTGTTAGGACCAGGCTATGAACCTTACCTAGCTGACTTTGGCCTAGCAAGGGTGGTGAATAACAATTCTGATGATGATTTTTGCAAGCCAACTCAAAGGCCTCAACTTGCTGGTTCTTATGGATATATGGCTCCAG AGCATGCATCGATGCAGCGTATTACCGAGAAAAGTGATGTGTACAGTTTTGGCGTGGTGCTTCTAGAGGTTTTAACAGGGAGGCATCCATTAGACCCAACTTTGCCTGGTGGTGCACATTTGGTTCAGTGGGTTAGGGAGCATTTAGCTAGCAAGAAAGATCCAGCTGACATTCTTGATTCAAAGCTTATAGGGAGAGCTGACCCTACAATGCATGAAATGCTCCAAACATTAGCAGTTTCATTCCTGTGCATCAGCACTCGAGTTGATGATCGTCCAATGATGAAGGATGTTGTTGCAATGTTAAAGGAGATTCGGCACGTCGATACCGTAAGGGCAGAACCTGACCTGTCCAAGGGGGTTAATTTGACAGCCGTTCGCTCATCACCTCCGGCTAGGATTGTCGTTTCACAAGGATCTTCAAACTGTTCCTTCAACTTCTCAGATGattcaatcaattattga
- the LOC118037718 gene encoding uncharacterized protein — protein MSIFAGNLASKVSLSLHFRVSVIPWVKRNNAILCLKGREFNSSSVPVRYTPKRSSKSDEIENSLPMKGDKKRVFGKNLDGVSGNSGFNDKAKGRTGSQKRVFENPLPVKSSEKRVFDKNLDGVRGNFRLNEKVKNQNQICNESLSFDDAWQVKQNALEVTAFSQLGEKINHELEPRSHELMGEPEEDVEESVMQQEKDISNQSMVVHKIMQDAEKVAVGLLARRAYTAVELRKKLHGKRFPPDIVEAVIGDFESRGLVNDGLYAETYSRSRWSSSSWGPRRIKKALSNKGVSEADTDKALKLVFEDGDSDEQESKVGMSKISMDQLLIQASKQWLRGQDVPKDTRKSRLIRWLQYRGFNWDVVNFVLKKLESQHIS, from the exons ATGTCAATTTTCGCGGGAAATCTAGCCTCCAAAGTCTCATTATCTCTTCATTTTCGCGTCTCCGTCATTCCCTG GGTAAAGAGAAACAATGCTATACTGTGTTTAAAAGGAAGGGAGTTTAACAGTTCATCGGTTCCGGTTAGATACACTCCTAAGAGATCTTCAAAGAGTGATGAGATAGAGAATTCTTTGCCTATGAAAGGTGATAAAAAGAGGGTATTTGGTAAAAATTTGGATGGTGTAAGTGGAAATTCTGGTTTTAATGACAAGGCAAAAGGTCGAACGGGTTCTCAGAAGAGAGTATTTGAGAATCCCTTGCCTGTGAAGAGTTCTGAGAAGAGGGTATTTGATAAAAACTTGGATGGAGTCCGGGGAAATTTTAGATTGAATGAGAAggtgaaaaatcaaaatcaaatatgcAATGAGAGCCTGTCGTTTGATGATGCTTGGCAAG TCAAGCAAAATGCTTTAGAGGTAACAGCATTTTCACAGTTAggagaaaaaatcaatcatgaatTGGAACCCAGAAGTCATGAACTCATGGGGGAGCCTGAAGAGGATGTTGAAGAGAGTGTAATGCAACAAGAAAAGGATATTTCTAATCAGAGCATGGTAGTGCATAAAATTATGCAAGATGCTGAAAAGGTGGCCGTTGGTTTACTTGCAAGAAG AGCATATACAGCTGTTGAACTGAGAAAGAAATTGCATGGAAAAAGATTTCCTCCTGATATCGTGGAGGCAGTGATTGGTGATTTCGAGAGCAG aGGGCTGGTCAACGATGGCTTGTACGCAGAAACATATTCTCGATCTAGATGGTCTTCCTCAAGCTGGGGACCTAGGCGGATCAAGAAA GCGTTGTCCAACAAAGGAGTGAGTGAAGCTGATACAGACAAGGCACTAAAACTGGTTTTTGAGGATGGTGACTCCGATGAACAAGAATCAAAAGTGGGCATGTCAAAGATTTCTATGGATCAGCTATTGATTCAGGCTTCAAAACAATGGCTACGAGGTCAGGATGTTCCCAAAGATACACGAAAATCAAGACTTATTCGGTGGCTTCAGTATCGTGGTTTCAACTGGGATGTTGTTAATTTTGTATTGAAGAAGCTAGAATCACAGCATATCTCCTAG